One segment of Microbacterium arborescens DNA contains the following:
- a CDS encoding holo-ACP synthase: MIVGIGVDLVDVPRFERSLERTPRLLDRLFSPAERILKPRSLAARYAAKEALIKALGGSEGVHWIDIEVASEASGRPVFALTGETAATVAARGVTTVHLSLSHDANLATAYVIAEASS, encoded by the coding sequence GTGATCGTCGGTATCGGCGTCGACCTGGTCGACGTGCCGCGCTTCGAGCGTTCGCTCGAGCGCACGCCCCGACTGCTCGATCGGCTCTTCTCGCCCGCCGAGCGAATCCTCAAGCCGCGCTCGCTCGCCGCCCGCTACGCCGCCAAGGAGGCGCTCATCAAGGCTCTCGGCGGGTCGGAGGGTGTGCACTGGATCGACATCGAGGTGGCGTCGGAGGCCTCCGGACGGCCGGTGTTCGCGCTGACGGGCGAGACGGCGGCGACTGTCGCCGCGAGGGGAGTGACGACCGTGCACCTGTCGCTCTCGCATGACGCGAACCTCGCGACCGCCTACGTGATCGCGGAGGCGTCGTCGTGA
- the glmS gene encoding glutamine--fructose-6-phosphate transaminase (isomerizing), protein MCGIIGYVGPRPSQDILISGLARLEYRGYDSAGIAVIDGEGGLGTRKRAGKLQVLRDDLAAHPLADGTTGIGHTRWATHGGPTDANAHPHLADDDKLAVIHNGIIENFAELKSELVAAGYTFRSETDTEVAAVLLGREYQASGDLIAAFRATVSRLEGAFTLLALHRDQPGLVVGARRNSPLVIGLGDGENFLGSDVAAFVEHTRHALAIGQDQIVAITPQEVTVTDFSGDAVDVEPFEVVWDAAAADKGGWSSFMAKEVSEEPEAVANTIRGRVHDGLVQIPELDGLDELFTGIDRIIVIACGTAAYAGMVGKYALEQWARVPVDVELAHEFRYRDPVIGPRTLVVSISQSGETMDTLMAVKYAREAGAKTLSICNTQGATIPRESDAIVYTHAGPEVAVASTKAFVAQITALYLLALHVGRVRGAMADEAIAEQVAQLEAVPEKISRVLASEQEHIEQFAHWMADTRSVIFLGRHVGYPIALEGALKLKEISYIHAEGFAAGELKHGPIALIEPGQPVFVMVPSPTSSPLLHAKVVSNIQEIRARGARIIAVAEEGDAAVLPFADEVLRIPLAEPLFEPLLAVVPLHIFAMGLATAKGLDVDQPRNLAKSVTVE, encoded by the coding sequence ATGTGCGGAATCATCGGCTACGTGGGCCCCCGTCCCTCGCAGGACATCCTCATCTCAGGTCTCGCCCGCCTGGAGTACCGCGGTTACGACTCCGCCGGCATCGCCGTGATCGACGGCGAGGGCGGCCTCGGCACGCGCAAGCGCGCCGGCAAGCTGCAGGTGCTGCGCGACGATCTCGCCGCTCACCCGCTCGCCGACGGCACGACCGGTATCGGCCACACGCGATGGGCGACCCACGGCGGTCCGACCGATGCCAACGCCCACCCCCACCTCGCCGACGACGACAAGCTCGCCGTCATCCACAACGGCATCATCGAGAACTTCGCCGAGCTGAAGTCCGAGCTCGTCGCAGCGGGCTACACCTTCCGCAGCGAGACCGACACCGAGGTCGCCGCGGTGCTGCTGGGGCGCGAGTATCAGGCATCCGGTGACCTCATCGCGGCGTTCCGCGCGACCGTGTCACGTCTCGAGGGCGCGTTCACGCTCCTGGCCCTGCATCGCGACCAGCCCGGCCTCGTCGTCGGTGCCCGCCGCAACTCGCCGCTCGTGATCGGCCTCGGTGACGGCGAGAACTTCCTCGGCTCCGACGTCGCCGCCTTCGTCGAGCACACCCGCCACGCCCTCGCGATCGGGCAGGACCAGATCGTCGCGATCACGCCGCAGGAGGTCACGGTCACCGACTTCTCGGGTGATGCCGTCGACGTCGAGCCTTTCGAGGTCGTGTGGGATGCCGCCGCGGCCGACAAGGGCGGCTGGTCGTCGTTCATGGCCAAGGAGGTGTCGGAGGAGCCCGAGGCCGTCGCCAACACCATCCGCGGACGCGTCCACGACGGTCTGGTGCAGATCCCCGAGCTCGACGGCCTCGACGAGCTGTTCACGGGCATCGACCGCATCATCGTCATCGCGTGCGGCACCGCCGCCTACGCCGGCATGGTGGGCAAGTACGCCCTCGAGCAGTGGGCTCGTGTGCCCGTCGACGTCGAGCTCGCCCACGAGTTCCGCTACCGCGATCCGGTCATCGGACCCCGCACCCTCGTGGTGTCGATCAGTCAGTCGGGCGAGACGATGGACACCCTGATGGCGGTCAAGTACGCCCGGGAGGCGGGTGCGAAGACCCTGTCGATCTGCAACACGCAGGGGGCCACCATCCCGCGCGAGTCCGACGCGATCGTCTACACGCACGCCGGTCCCGAGGTCGCTGTGGCTTCGACCAAGGCCTTCGTCGCGCAGATCACCGCGCTCTACCTGCTGGCGCTCCACGTCGGTCGCGTGCGCGGCGCGATGGCCGACGAGGCGATCGCCGAGCAGGTGGCCCAGCTCGAGGCCGTTCCCGAGAAGATCTCCCGGGTGCTGGCGAGCGAGCAGGAGCACATCGAGCAGTTCGCGCACTGGATGGCCGACACGCGGTCGGTGATCTTCCTCGGTCGCCACGTCGGCTACCCGATCGCGCTCGAGGGTGCGCTCAAGCTCAAGGAGATCTCCTACATCCACGCCGAGGGCTTCGCCGCGGGCGAGCTCAAGCACGGTCCGATCGCCCTCATCGAGCCCGGCCAGCCCGTGTTCGTCATGGTGCCCTCGCCGACGAGCTCCCCCCTGCTGCACGCCAAGGTCGTCTCCAACATCCAGGAGATCCGCGCCCGTGGCGCCCGCATCATCGCGGTCGCCGAAGAGGGGGATGCCGCCGTGCTCCCGTTCGCCGACGAGGTGCTGCGCATCCCGCTCGCCGAGCCGCTGTTCGAGCCGCTGCTCGCGGTCGTGCCGCTGCACATCTTCGCCATGGGCCTGGCCACCGCCAAGGGCCTCGACGTCGACCAGCCGCGCAACCTGGCCAAGTCGGTCACGGTCGAGTGA
- a CDS encoding esterase/lipase family protein: MELGRRSRALVRVVVRVRRRRSRWRPLVALSTVIVLAATATLAPAAASSAFAPAGTGTVSAFADRVVRFGQEGVQDSRAVLLVHGWLSTVLPDADGRPSYARSPFARPVQWRDGSGAPVARGMTASLQERLEAQPGVAVYAFDYSANSASWVGSNGSADNLAAAIRSIADSVHGPVDIVTHSMGGLALRYALRDDPGVAALIGEVVTVAAPSEGSDIANVAVDIAAVIRATMSTVPVLQNLVLPWIGAVCNNQLASDARGGCDLPPVIRTGIAALGPAGTALRAGSTDLADLPDWPEGLHVHAIAGSAVVAVPLPTGRTWEARLGDGLVAEGSALAGASETTVVSCRTDLPPGAAGIGMILSGQVAAPPFGGACGHDAIFSNLEVVDAVMGVLRASASA; the protein is encoded by the coding sequence ATGGAACTGGGGCGGCGCTCGCGCGCGCTCGTGCGCGTCGTGGTACGGGTGCGGCGACGGCGTTCCCGGTGGCGTCCGCTCGTCGCGTTGAGCACGGTGATCGTGCTCGCCGCGACGGCCACGCTCGCCCCCGCAGCGGCCTCCTCGGCATTCGCCCCCGCGGGCACGGGCACGGTGTCCGCGTTCGCCGACCGCGTCGTCCGGTTCGGTCAGGAGGGGGTTCAGGACTCGCGAGCCGTGCTCCTCGTCCACGGCTGGCTCAGCACGGTCCTCCCCGATGCCGACGGCCGGCCGTCGTATGCCCGATCGCCCTTCGCGCGCCCGGTGCAGTGGCGCGACGGTTCAGGCGCGCCGGTAGCCCGTGGCATGACGGCGTCGCTGCAGGAGCGGCTCGAAGCACAGCCCGGCGTCGCGGTGTACGCCTTCGACTACTCCGCGAACTCGGCGAGCTGGGTCGGATCGAACGGTTCGGCCGACAACCTCGCCGCGGCCATCCGCTCCATCGCGGACAGCGTCCACGGTCCCGTCGACATCGTGACGCATTCGATGGGCGGCCTCGCGCTGCGGTACGCGTTGCGCGACGACCCCGGTGTCGCGGCGCTGATCGGCGAGGTGGTCACCGTCGCCGCCCCCTCGGAGGGATCGGATATCGCCAACGTCGCTGTCGACATCGCCGCGGTGATCCGCGCCACGATGTCGACGGTGCCGGTGCTGCAGAATCTCGTGCTGCCCTGGATCGGCGCCGTCTGCAATAACCAGCTGGCCTCCGATGCACGCGGGGGCTGCGACCTCCCGCCGGTCATCCGCACGGGGATCGCCGCTCTGGGGCCGGCCGGCACCGCCCTGCGAGCCGGCTCGACGGACCTCGCTGACCTACCCGACTGGCCGGAAGGGCTGCATGTGCATGCGATCGCCGGGTCCGCGGTCGTGGCGGTCCCGCTGCCGACGGGGAGGACGTGGGAGGCACGCCTCGGCGACGGTCTCGTGGCCGAGGGATCCGCGCTCGCGGGGGCGAGCGAGACCACGGTCGTCAGCTGCCGCACGGATCTGCCGCCCGGTGCCGCCGGGATCGGGATGATCCTCTCGGGCCAGGTGGCCGCGCCGCCTTTCGGTGGGGCCTGCGGGCACGACGCGATCTTCTCCAACCTCGAGGTCGTCGACGCGGTGATGGGCGTGCTGCGAGCCTCCGCGTCCGCCTGA
- the coaA gene encoding type I pantothenate kinase: MSPEDVQALTPLAPALYREIGRADWARLAAGVTQPLTETEIVQLRGLGDRMDLGEVSQVYLPLSRLLSLYASATRRLGADTDAFLGEEDSTTPFVVGVAGSVAVGKSTVARLLRELMSRWPGTPRVELVTTDGFLYPNAELERRGLMARKGFPESYDRRALIEFLTAVKSGAPEVHAPFYSHMRYDIVPDAQITVRRPDVVIVEGLNVLAPPPAPHEVAVSDMFDFSIYVDADAEHISQWYVDRFMALKAGAFNNPSSYFNTFADLDDDAAIEMARGFWNDINLPNLVENVLPTKHRATLILHKGASHAVERVLLRKV, translated from the coding sequence ATGTCCCCTGAAGATGTGCAGGCGCTGACGCCGCTCGCCCCCGCGCTGTATCGCGAAATCGGCCGTGCCGACTGGGCCCGGCTCGCCGCGGGCGTGACGCAGCCGCTCACCGAGACCGAGATCGTCCAACTCCGCGGGCTCGGCGATCGCATGGACCTCGGCGAGGTGTCGCAGGTCTACCTCCCGCTCAGCCGTCTGCTGTCGCTGTACGCCAGCGCGACTCGGCGTCTCGGGGCCGACACCGACGCTTTCCTCGGCGAGGAGGACAGCACGACCCCTTTCGTCGTCGGGGTCGCCGGCTCGGTCGCCGTCGGCAAGTCGACCGTCGCGCGTCTGCTCCGCGAGTTGATGAGCCGCTGGCCGGGCACGCCCCGCGTCGAGCTCGTCACGACCGACGGGTTCCTCTATCCGAACGCCGAGCTCGAGCGCCGCGGCCTCATGGCGCGCAAGGGCTTCCCGGAGAGCTACGACCGCCGCGCGCTGATCGAGTTCCTGACGGCGGTGAAGTCGGGCGCCCCCGAGGTGCACGCCCCGTTCTACTCGCATATGCGGTACGACATCGTCCCCGACGCACAGATCACCGTCCGTCGACCCGATGTCGTGATCGTGGAGGGACTCAACGTCCTGGCGCCGCCGCCCGCCCCGCACGAGGTGGCCGTCAGCGACATGTTCGACTTCTCGATCTACGTCGACGCGGATGCCGAGCACATCAGCCAGTGGTACGTCGACCGCTTCATGGCGCTCAAGGCGGGAGCGTTCAACAACCCGTCCTCGTACTTCAACACCTTCGCCGATCTCGACGACGACGCCGCGATCGAGATGGCGCGTGGCTTCTGGAACGACATCAACCTCCCGAACCTGGTCGAGAACGTGCTGCCGACGAAGCATCGGGCGACGCTGATCCTGCACAAGGGCGCGTCGCACGCCGTCGAACGGGTGCTCCTGCGCAAGGTGTGA
- a CDS encoding Ppx/GppA phosphatase family protein, with protein sequence MRLGVLDIGSNTVHLLVADVRPGGRPLARTSKRTVLRLMRYLEPDGSISDEGVNALVTAVTDAVAVSRTENVAELLATATSAVREATNGPQVIAAIERALGQDLQVLGGESEARFTFLAVRRWFGWSAGEILLFDIGGGSLEIAAGSDELPDEAASVPLGAGRMTVQFLPTDPPGENAVELLREHARETLAPVVATMSARPRPDHVVGSSKTIRSLAKLAGYPMPGWSGIERMTLPRAALGSWIPRLARIPASARQELPGITADRTVQIVAGAVVLHEVMRAFDVDELEVSPWALREGVLLRYIESLSWSAPPA encoded by the coding sequence GTGCGTCTGGGAGTCCTCGACATCGGTTCGAACACGGTCCACCTGCTCGTCGCCGATGTCCGCCCCGGCGGACGCCCGCTGGCGCGCACCAGCAAGCGGACGGTGCTGCGCCTCATGCGCTACCTCGAGCCCGACGGGTCGATCAGCGACGAGGGCGTGAACGCACTCGTCACGGCGGTGACGGACGCGGTCGCGGTGTCACGCACCGAAAACGTCGCGGAGCTTCTCGCCACCGCCACGAGCGCCGTGCGCGAGGCGACCAACGGACCGCAGGTCATCGCGGCCATCGAGCGGGCACTCGGCCAGGACCTGCAGGTGCTCGGCGGAGAGTCGGAGGCCAGATTCACCTTCCTGGCCGTGCGCCGGTGGTTCGGCTGGTCGGCGGGCGAGATCCTCCTGTTCGACATCGGCGGCGGCTCGCTCGAGATCGCCGCCGGCAGCGACGAGCTGCCCGACGAGGCAGCCTCGGTGCCGCTGGGTGCCGGGCGGATGACAGTGCAGTTCCTGCCGACGGATCCGCCGGGCGAGAACGCCGTCGAACTGCTGCGCGAGCATGCGCGCGAGACCCTGGCCCCCGTGGTCGCCACGATGTCCGCCCGCCCCCGCCCCGATCACGTCGTGGGGTCATCGAAGACCATCCGGTCGCTCGCGAAGCTCGCGGGCTATCCGATGCCGGGATGGTCGGGGATCGAGCGGATGACGCTGCCCCGCGCCGCGCTGGGCTCGTGGATCCCCCGACTCGCCCGCATCCCGGCATCCGCTCGGCAGGAGCTTCCCGGCATCACGGCCGATCGCACCGTCCAGATCGTGGCGGGCGCAGTCGTGCTGCACGAGGTGATGCGGGCTTTCGACGTCGACGAGCTCGAGGTCTCACCATGGGCGCTGCGCGAGGGAGTGCTGCTGCGTTACATCGAGTCGCTGTCGTGGAGCGCACCGCCGGCCTGA
- a CDS encoding adenylyltransferase/cytidyltransferase family protein: MTQRIGYAAGAFDVFHIGHLQILRRAREHCDILIAGVVSDEMLLRTKGISSFIPTEERAEIVRHIDFVDDVHIERAPDKLDAWREVGFTHFFKGDDWRDTDKGRALERRFAEVGVEVVYFPYTAHTSSTQLRRALSAAADRARAATA, from the coding sequence ATGACACAGCGAATCGGGTACGCCGCGGGGGCGTTCGATGTCTTTCACATCGGGCACCTCCAGATTCTTCGGCGTGCCCGTGAGCACTGCGACATCCTCATCGCCGGGGTGGTGAGCGACGAGATGCTCCTGCGCACCAAGGGCATCTCGTCGTTCATCCCCACGGAGGAGCGCGCGGAGATCGTGCGGCACATCGATTTCGTCGACGACGTGCATATCGAGCGTGCTCCCGACAAGCTCGACGCCTGGCGCGAGGTCGGGTTCACGCACTTCTTCAAGGGCGACGACTGGCGCGACACCGACAAGGGGCGTGCGCTCGAGCGTCGTTTCGCCGAGGTCGGGGTCGAGGTCGTCTACTTCCCGTACACGGCGCACACCTCGAGCACGCAGCTGCGCCGTGCGCTATCGGCCGCCGCCGATCGAGCGCGGGCGGCGACCGCCTGA